A region of Vigna radiata var. radiata cultivar VC1973A chromosome 6, Vradiata_ver6, whole genome shotgun sequence DNA encodes the following proteins:
- the LOC106765279 gene encoding chlorophyll a-b binding protein 8, chloroplastic, with the protein MPAQALLSSSSLVLSAEAARQTLGPRSHQSPLAFSRKASFIVKAASTPPVKQGADRPLWFASKQSLSYLDGSLPGDYGFDPLGLSDPEGTGGFIEPKWLAYGEIINGRYAMLGAVGAIAPEILGKAGLIPQETALPWFRTGVIPPAGTYNYWADSYTLFVFELALMGFAEHRRFQDWAKPGSMGKQYFLGLEKGLGGSGDPAYPGGPLFNPLGFGKDEKSLKDLKLKEVKNGRLAMLAILGYFVQALVTGVGPYQNLLDHLADPVHNNILTSLKFH; encoded by the exons ATGCCTGCACAAGCTCTGCTATCATCTTCATCTCTTGTCCTTTCAGCGGAGGCTGCTAGACAGACTCTCGGACCACGATCACACCAATCTCCCCTTGCCTTCTCCCGAAAAGCCTCCTTCATTGTTAAGGCAGCTTCTACTCCCCCTGTCAAG CAAGGAGCAGACAGACCTTTATGGTTTGCATCAAAGCAAAGTCTTTCTTACTTGGATGGCAG CCTTCCCGGTGACTATGGATTTGACCCTCTTGGACTTTCAGACCCTGAAGGAACAGGAGGGTTCATCGAGCCGAAATGGCTAGCGTATGGTGAGATCATCAATGGTCGTTATGCAATGTTGGGTGCAGTTGGTGCCATAGCACCTGAAATTCTCGGAAAGGCTGGTCTGATCCCTCAGGAGACAGCACTCCCATGGTTCAGAACCGGTGTGATCCCACCTGCAGGAACATACAACTACTGGGCAGACTCGTACACGCTCTTTGTGTTTGAGTTGGCACTGATGGGATTTGCAGAGCACAGAAGATTCCAAGACTGGGCGAAACCAGGGTCTATGGGGAAACAATACTTCTTAGGACTAGAAAAAGGTCTTGGAGGTTCTGGTGATCCAGCATACCCCGGAGGACCTTTGTTTAACCCTCTTGGTTTTGGCAAGGATGAGAAGTCGCTGAAGGATTTGAAGCTGAAGGAAGTCAAGAATGGAAGGTTGGCTATGTTGGCAATCTTGGGTTACTTTGTTCAAGCTCTTGTGACAGGTGTTGGTCCATACCAGAACCTCCTAGATCATCTTGCTGACCCTGTTCACAACAACATCTTGACCAGTCTCAAGTTCCACTGA
- the LOC106764080 gene encoding N-alpha-acetyltransferase 50 produces MGAGREVSISLDGVRDKNLMQLKKLNLALFPVRYNDKYYADALASGEFTKLAYYSDICVGAIACRLEKKEGGGQVRVYIMTLGVLAPYRGLGIGTKLLNHALDLCSKQNISEVYLHVQTNNEDAINFYKKFGFEITETIHNYYTNITPPDCYVLTRYTAASTTKK; encoded by the exons ATGGGAGCTGGGCGTGAAGTCTCTATCTCACTTGATGGAGTGAGGGACAAGAACCTTATGCAGCTCAAAAAGCTCAATCTCGCTCTTTTCCCCGTTCGTTACAATGACAAATACTATGCCGATGCTCTCGCTTCCGGCGAATTCACCAAACTAg CTTACTACAGTGATATATGTGTTGGAGCAATTGCGTGCCGGCTagagaagaaggaaggaggGGGGCAAGTTCGGGTTTACATAATGACATTAGGCGTTTTAGCACCTTACCGTGGACTTGGTATTG GAACAAAGCTGTTAAATCATGCTCTTGATCTTTGCTCCAAGCAAAACATTTCTGAGGTGTACTTGCATGTGCAGACAAACAATGAAGACGCCATAAACTTCTATAAGAAATTTGGGTTTGAAATTACAGAAACAATCCACAACTATTATACAAACATTACACCGCCAGACTGCTATGTTCTCACAAGGTACACGGCTGCAAGCACAACGAAGAAATAA